One genomic segment of Centropristis striata isolate RG_2023a ecotype Rhode Island chromosome 11, C.striata_1.0, whole genome shotgun sequence includes these proteins:
- the LOC131980213 gene encoding uncharacterized protein LOC131980213, whose product MASASTKSKEKETIDRELEQSKEELRKQREDWEKKQKEWWDKRNQEDDQKRQEEKTRITKLQEEYEQEREKHEKKRKEEDRIRREQEEKERKKLEENYKKKLEDIKKEYEEEARKQAEEFNEFRRKYTKDFASLVEKHMEEIQELKQKHVRQMQEKEESNTQQYDLLQDLSSHKEKNLKEETEELKKKHEREMKELEQKYKDKCVIL is encoded by the exons ATGGCATCTGCATCAACAA AATCAAAGGAGAAGGAAACCATTGATAGAGAGTTGGAGCAGAGCAAAGAAGAGCTTAGAAAGCAACGAGAGGACtgggaaaagaaacaaaaagaatggTGGGACAAACGAAATCAAGAAGATGATCAGAAACGACAGGAGGAGAAAACAAGAATAACAAAGCTACAAGAAGAATACGAGCAGGAAAGAGagaaacatgaaaagaaaagaaaagaagaagatcgAATCAGAAGAgaacaggaggagaaggagagaaaaaaactggaGGAAAACTATAAGAAGAAACTGGAGGACATTAAGAAGGAATATGAAGAGGAGGCCAGAAAACAAGCTGAAGAGTTCAATGAGTTTAGAAGGAAATACACCAAGGACTTTGCATCGTTGGTCGAGAAGCACATGGAAGAAATCCAGGAATTGAAGCAAAAGCATGTGAGACAAATGCAGGAGAAGGAAGAGAGCAACACCCAACAGTATGATCTGTTACAAGACCTCTCAagtcacaaagaaaaaaacctgaaagAAGAAACAGAGGAGTTAAAGAAGAAGCATGAACGAGAAATGAAAGAACTGGAACAGAAATACAAAGACAAATGTGTCATCCTCTGA